A single region of the Bacillota bacterium genome encodes:
- a CDS encoding DNA methyltransferase gives MLLLTFSLASLFTGCAVTVTSGGEAQVKSGEKKTGEQEAAPNVAPEQGDKKTVYHENMAGPPEDEFSGLVYQGYLLPFVRENEWGWNIAQLSRELGRRGGWLLDLLPSGKMDKRYHEWQQSLTPVKYLIEKLTMPGDLVADPCFGTGTVGVACRLLGRRFVGAEKDPETAAMARERIARAEEEAQLAEVGS, from the coding sequence TTGCTGTTGCTCACCTTTTCTCTGGCCAGCCTGTTCACAGGATGCGCGGTAACGGTGACAAGCGGGGGAGAGGCGCAGGTAAAATCCGGCGAAAAAAAGACCGGCGAACAGGAAGCCGCACCAAACGTTGCCCCGGAGCAAGGCGACAAGAAAACGGTTTACCACGAGAACATGGCCGGCCCGCCGGAAGATGAATTCAGCGGCCTGGTCTACCAGGGTTATCTCCTGCCGTTTGTCAGGGAAAACGAGTGGGGATGGAACATAGCCCAGTTGAGCCGTGAACTGGGGCGCAGGGGCGGGTGGCTGCTGGACCTGCTCCCGAGCGGGAAGATGGACAAACGTTACCACGAGTGGCAGCAGTCCCTGACCCCGGTGAAGTACCTGATAGAGAAGCTCACCATGCCCGGAGACTTGGTCGCCGACCCCTGCTTCGGCACCGGGACCGTTGGCGTAGCGTGCCGACTCTTGGGACGGCGGTTCGTCGGAGCGGAGAAGGACCCCGAGACGGCAGCGATGGCGAGGGAGCGCATAGCGAGGGCCGAGGAGGAGGCGCAGTTGGCAGAGGTTGGGTCTTAG